The following nucleotide sequence is from Syntrophomonadaceae bacterium.
GTAGCATGAGTGCAGGCCCGTTCCAAAACCGGCGCCCCTAAAGAAGCGTAGGCACCGGTATCGGCAACAATATTTGCCGCTAAAGCCACCAGATTGCCCGCTGCATCGCATCCGGCAGTGATCTCAATCTCCATGGGGTGTCTTTTCGGGTGCACCATTAAGCTTTCAGCTCTGGACAGGGTCAGTTTGACGGGTTTTTTCGTGTGCCAGGCTAACAGAGCCGCATGGTGCTGCACACTGAGGTCCTCTTTGCCGCCGAAAGCACCGCCGACAAAGTTATTGATCACCCTGACCCGGCCTAGCGGCAATCCCAGCAGGGATGAAATCTGGTGCTGGTCGTGATGCACACTTTGGGATCCCCCAAGCACAACCAGACTATCGTATTCCAGATAGGCAACAGCACTTTCCGGCTCTAAAAAAGCATGTTCGGTCATCGGCGTAGAATATTGCTCTGAGACTAGATAGGAGCATTGAGCAAGTGCGTCCGCCGCATTCCCCCGGTGCAGGCTGGTGGTGCTGAGCACATTTCCCCCCGGGTGCAGCAGTGGAGCGGCTGCTTCCATAGCAGCGGCAGGAGAGGTAACAGGTGGCAACACTTCATAGGTCAAATCGATCAACTCAAGGGCTTGCCGGGCAATAGCCGGGGTTTCAGCGGCCACCAGGGCCAGGGCATCCCCGATATAACGGGTTTCTTCCCCCACGGCGACTAATACCGGCCAATCCTTTTTGATATATCCCTGGTATCTTAGGCCGGGGATGTCCTGGGCAGTGAGGACCGCCAGGACGCCGGGCAGGTTCCAGGCCCTGGCGAAATCAATTTTTTTGACTTTAATTCTGGGATAGGGTGAACGAAGAACTGCCCCATGCAACATTTCAGGCAAGTTCAGGTCATCGGTAAAAATTGCCGTTCCAAGGGTTTTGGTACCGGCGTCCAACCGGGGATAGCGACCGCCAACTCCGTAGTCCGCACTTTCGGCAGGCAGTGTTTTCTCGTTTCTGAACGCTTCTGCCGCCAGCTGTACCGCTTCCACGATCTTAACGTACCCGGTACACCGGCACAGGTTCCCCCGCAGGGCCCGCTTTATTTCCGCTTCAGCCGGAGCAAGGTTTAAGTCTAAGAGACCCTTAGCGCTGATGACCATGCCGGGTGTGCAAAAACCACACTGCACCGCTCCGGCCTGGGCAAAAGCCCATTGATAAACCTCTTTTTCCCGGAGGGAGAGGCCTTCAACAGTAATAACCTGCTTGCCAGCAACCTGGGCCAGGGTTAGGCGGCAGGAACGGACGACCTTCCCGTCAACCAAAACCATGCAGGTCCCGCAAACACCCTCGCCGCAGCCGTTTTTCACAGAAGTCAGCCCGGCCGCAGTTCTTAGGTATTCGAGCAGGTTTTGGTTTGATTGCCCTGCCGGACAGCTTTTTTCCAAACCATTTAAGAAAAACCGCATCTGCCGCCTCCTCCTGAGGGCAAAAACGCGCTGCTTACGATTGTCACAAGCCAGACCTGCCGCAAAAAAAGCATCAGGCTGACGCAACTAAGCCCTCTTAAGTTGACTAGATGTTTAACAACTGCACCAGGAAACTTTCCACGCTGCTAAATTTATTATTGCACTTAATACCTTTTAATCCCATTGTACAAAATCCCGGTGCAGTTGACAACCGAACAAGCATTCGTTTTCGAAATATTTCACAAGCAGACCCCGACCTCAGGCCCCGCGCAGGGATTTGATTTTAAGGTCGTAATCAGCAATCTTAGCGTATTCCGCTGCCCAGAACTCCGGTTGGCGCATGGAATCAATGTATTCCTTGGCGTAGCCGAAAGGAAGCCAATCCTGTTCTTTTTGGCGGAAAAGCTGTTCCTTTACGTCTTGGCGGCGGAAGTCGTAAATCCATTCTTCTTTGGCTCCCAGGAAAATATCCTTATACCAGCGCTCCAGCACGAAGTCCTGGGTTTCCAGATGCCGCCGGTCAAGCTCCTCCAGCACAGAAGGGTAGCGGTCGAACCCGTCGGTGGCTATTGTTACCACGTTGTCATCAGGTCCCAGGCGCAAATATTTGGCCATTTTAATGGCTCCCAGGATATTGCACATGCCGGAAACACCGAACAGGCTTTTCATTCTCAAGGCTGTCTCAGGGGCGACGCCCATTTTGATCAAGACACTGGTCCCGTCATGGATGATCTTCAAAGCCTTGACAGTATCGTCATCATGGATCAGAGTTACAAAATCGGTAGTCAACAGGTTATGGATGAGGGTGCACATCTTGTCCCCGATACCCTCGATGCGGTGTTGCCCCCTGCCGCCTGTTGCCAGGGTTGAGCACTCATATGGTTCCAAAGCAACCACTTTTGCCTCCGGAAAAACATGTTTAATCTGATCCCCCGCGGCAAGGGTTCCTGCCGAACCGGGAGCCGAAGTGAAGCAGGCGATGCGCCCGTTGCCGATACCATTTACCGCCTCGACGGCAGAATTGCCGGTAACGTAGCGATGAAAACGATAATTCGGCATCAGTTCAAACTGCGCCAGGGGCTTGTTTTTGGGGTTTTTCTTTAACTCATGTGTCCGCTGCAGGGTTAATATAACATCGCTCTCGGTGCCTGGGGTTAGATCGAGTTCTCCGCCATAGGCACGAATCCGCTCGTAGCGTTCTTTGCTCATGTTATCCGGCATGATAATGACAGCCTGATAGCCCATCAACCGGCAGATATAGGCCACACCGATACCGAAGTTGCCGGTAGAAGGACCAAGGATGGTGTGTTCCCCCGGCAGGATTTCCCCATTGACACATCCTTCCATCAGGGTGGTGTAGGCCGGCCCCACTTTATGGGAGCCGGAAGGGAAATATGTGCCTAGCATAACAACTATGTTCGCGTCTACGCCCGTCATTTCCTTGGGCAGGATTATCTTCCGCACCTGGTTATTTTCGTCTTTCCAGGTGATATTAAAAAGATTGCACGGGTCCAGCTCATCTTCTTTCAGGACTCTTAATGCCTTTTCCCGGATCACTTTGTCAATCGTTTCCGGGTGCAACATTTCCTCGTAAGTGGGTCCAAAGGGTACTTTTGCCTTGTCCAATGGATTTACCTCCCCCTTCTTAACTTTTATTGCCAGCTCCGGCACTATATATTTCAGCACGGTTTATTTACATCCTATCATGTTAAATAAGATTTAACAAGAGGCTTTTCTCCTTCCCCTCACATGATATTACTTGATCACTTTTAGTTTAAATAGGATCATCAAAAACATGTTTAGTATACCTACTCATCCAGCATATAATATGCCCAAGTAAGGAATGTAAAGATAAAGAGAAAGAAAGGAGTTTTGGATATGGAAGTCGCTAGGATTACATCAAAAGGTCAAATAACGATACGGGTCCAAATCAGAAAAAAGCCGAATCTAAAAGAAAGCGATAAAATAATATTTTTGGAACAGGACGGCAGGATATATTTCGAAAACGCTGCCTTATTGGCATTTAAAAGGATGCAGGACGCAATGGCAGGTGAAGCTCAAAAAGCAGGCTATAATTCCCAGAAGAAATGAATGAACTTGTTGTGAAGGAAATAAGAAAAGAGATGTGGGAAGAACGATATGCGAATAATGTTTGATACCAGTGTCTTAATTTCCCTTATCTTCTTCCCATCGGCACAGATTATTTAGTGCCGTGGGGGTAGAAATCCCCCTCTGAAGCCAAGACCCAGTTGAACCTTGTACATCATCGGCAAGTACGAAGAAGTTTTTCCAGGTTAAAGCCTGTGTTTTTTTCTGGCTTGCATCAAAAATCAGCTGCGCATTATGCTAAAAAAGCAGTTTTCGGTCAGCCATGGCGAAGCGATGCTGTCTATGTGCCAGGTCTTGATCCTGTTGAACATGCCTTCCTTTGCCAGACATACAGCCGTCCCTAAAATTTTTGAGCGCAGATAGACTGCGCTCAAAAGTATTTTCTTGTAATCTAAATAGCCTTTCTGCTGGCAAGAGGATAGCCAAACCGGCGCCGGGCACGGGGAGGCTGCAGAATTTCTGCCATGACAATTCCCCGGGTCCAATCTTCGGTTGAAAAGCCTGTAAATAAAGCTGGAGTTATGTTAGCCGGAACTGATACCTCTTCAAAGACTCTTGATCGCCAATCAGAGACTGGGTAATCTTTCGGTATGTCCTTGACCAGCGCAGCAACTAGTTTTTCTTTGGCCTGATCAGCTTTGGGCGGGGAGTAAACTTCCCGGCGTTCGTCGTCTTCTTCCTCCTCCAGTTCCCAGGGCAGTTCCCAGGGTAAAGGCTCCGGAAGCACTGGCGGTTCTTCCCGCTCATGGACTTCGGGTTTTTGGTTGCCCCAAGGCGAGGGCAATTCCCTAGCGGGTGCAGTTTCTGCGGGCTTTCCGGGCACACGCTGCCGTTCTGCCTGCTCCCTAGCTTGCTGTTTCCGCTTTTTATCAGCCATAGACTGCAGGATCAGGAACCCGATAAAGAACAAAACAGCTAGAAAATCCAAAGGGCATCACCCCTTATCACCAGGTATAACCTGTTATTTTTTGTTTTTATTATCCTCGGCCAAGGTGCTTTGGTCCCTATAATCTACCTGGCCTGCTTTGGCGATATTATCCCGCATTTGCGTGTCAGCAATAATATTTTGCATGTTGTAATAGTCCATTACGCCTAACTTGCCTTCCCGCAAAGCCGATGCCATGGCCCGCGGCACTTCGGCTTCGGCTTCCACCACTTTGGCCCGCATTTCCTGCACGGCCGCCTTCATTTCTTGTTCCCTGGCGACAGCCATCGCCCGCCGCTCCTCGGCTTTGGCCTGGGCGATCTTCTTGTCGGCTTCCGCCTGGTCAATTTGCAGGTGAGCCCCGATGTTTCTGCCCACATCCACATCGGCAATGTCAATAGAAAGGATTTCAAAGGCAGTACCTGCATCAAGGCCTTTATCCAATACTGTCCGGGATATACGATCCGGGTTTTCTAAAACTTCTTTATGGGATTCCGCAGAACCAACGGTTGTAACAATACCTTCGCCAACCCTGGCTATAATGGTCTCTTGGCCCGCGCCGCCAACCAGGCGCCCGATATTGGCCCGCACCGTCACCCGGGCCCTCGCTTTGACCTCGATTCCGTCTTTGGCTACTGCAGCTATGACAGGAGTTTCAATCACTTTGGGGTTAACGCTCATTTGCACTGCTTCCAATACGTTTCGGCCGGCCAGGTCGATAGCGGCCGCCCGCTCAAAGGGCAGCGGTATGTTTGCCCGTTCGGCAGCAATCAGGGCATCTACTACCCGATCCACATTGCCGCCGGCAAGGTAATGAGCCTCGAGCTGGTTTACGTCAGCAGGCAGCCCGGCTTTGTCGGCCTTAATTAAAGAGTTGACGATCTTAGCAGGGACAACCCGTCTAAGACGCATCCCGATCAAAGTAAAAATGCCCACTTTCACACCAGCAGCCAGGGCTGAGATCCAGAGCCCGATGGGGATAAAACTGAAAATAAACAACACAAACAATAGAGCAACCACAAAAAGGATCAACGCAGATAAACTAGCCAGATCGATCATTTAAAATACAAACCTCCCCTTATTTTAATTTTTCATTGCTGTCCCTATATAAAGACGCTTAGTCCCTGGATTTACGCACTATTATGCGAATACCTTCCACCTTATCCACCTGTACTTTTGTGTCTGCCGGGATAAAACTGCCCTCCGCCACTACATCTAATCTTTCGCCGCTTTCCAATTCCATGGTGCCGGCTGGCCGAAGGGGTGTGACAGCAATGCCTTTACGCCCGACATAGCCTACCAGGTTACTTTCGGGAGCTATATAGCCGGCCTGATTTTCTTGCCTGAGAGACAAAATCAGCCTGCTCCAAACCCGGCGGGTAGGCAGATACTTAATACTGAAGGCCAGTAACACTATCGTGCTGATCAAGGCAATCACTATTGAAACAATAGCCTGATGAGTTGTTGGCGCCGTTATAAACACGCTGGTCAATAGCGCCCCCAAACCTAAAACACCGGCAAACCCAAGCCCAGGGGTAACAAAAATTTCCACTGCTAATAATAGTATGCCCAAAAGGAACAACACCAAAGACTCCCACCCTGCTAAACCGGCAGCAATATGGCCGGCAAAATAAACCGCGAAAGAGATTAGACCGATTATACCCGGAAAACCAAGGCCTGGGGAGTATAGCTCCATTATAAGACCGGCGAAGCCGAGGGTTAACAGAATAGGACCGACATAAGGGCCGGTTATCCAACGGGCCAAGGTTTCTGCCGGGCTTGGTTTTAAAACCACCACCCGGGCTCCTTCCAGACCTAAAAATTTAAGCACTTCTTGCCGGGTGGAAAGTACCTCATCGATCATTTTGTGTTCCAGGGCCTTGGTATCGGTTAAAGTCAAGAGCTTGCCGGCTGCGATCAGGCCCGGAATTTCGATATCGGTATCCGCCATGGCGGCAGCAATTTTTGGATCCCGGCCATTTGCCGATGCTGCAGCCTGTAGCTGGCCAACCCAATAAGAAAGGGTTTTTTCATCAGCCCTTTGCATGCCCATCAGCTGAGGTTCTGCCGCTCCCATGGTGGTTCCGGGCATCATCACCAGCTTTTCCGCTGTCAGCGCGATCAGGGTGCCTGCGGAAATAGCCCCGCCTGTAACAAAGGCTGCCGTTGGGATTTCTGCTTTTCTCATGAGGCTGCTGATGTCCACAGCCGCATTTAAAAATCCTCCCGGAGTGTCGATTTCCATCAGGATGTGGTCGACACCAAGCTGTTCAGCCTCTTTGTAGGTCCGCTGCAAGAATTTGACCAAACCCACATCAATAGGGCCAGTCACCGGCACTACCCAAACAACTTTACCAGGTGCAGTATGACCTGGCAGCTCCAATGCAGCCAGACAAATCAATATCATTATTAAAAGGGTCAATATTTGCCGCCGACGATTTTTGGGCATTTGCCACACCTCTTTAATGCACGTAGGAAAATATTATTTAGAAAACAATTTGCATTATGAACCAACAGCCTAGCATGCATACTAGGCTGTCGAAAATCAGGCCTCATTTCTTCGGCCTTGCCCTCACAGGCATAGTTTGCAGTTAGAATACTGGGACACACATGGGAAAAGACCTGAGGGTAGGGGATATGCTAGTTCCACTTGCGTTTTCTTGCCGCTTCAGACTTCTTCTTTCTTTTAACGCTAGGCTTCTCGTAGTGCTCTCTTTTCCGCACCTCTGATAAAACACCAGCTTTTTGGCAAGTCCGTTTAAATCTCCTTAAAGCGCTGTCCAGTGTTTCATTTTTGCCTACCTTAATTTCACTCAACCCCGTTTCCCTCCCTCCGCTGCCTACCTAGGCCAGCCCGGTAAGGGCAAACCCAGTTAACAGATAAGTACACACGCTAAATTATACTATAGAGCCTTGACCACCGTCAACCCTAGGTCTCTTGGACTTTGATCCTCTTTAGCCAAGACCCCGCATTTGCCTTCCTCCTAACAAGTGGAAGTGAACGTGATAAATTACCTGGCCGCCGTCCTCCTTACAGTTGATAACCAGCCGGAAACCCTTATCAGCAATGCCTGCTTTCTTTGCCACCTCTATTGCCACTAAATGAATATGGCCGATTAATGCTTGATCATCAGGGGTTAAGGCGGTTAAATCCGGGATATGTTTTTTGGGAACAATGAGAATGTGCTCTGGCGCAACTGGATGAATATCTCTGAAAGCCATTACCAATTCATCTTCAAACACAATACTTGCGGGCAGTTCCTTGTTAATTATTTTACAAAAAAGACAATTATCCAATCCTTCACCTCCCCTAAATAATATTCTCCAAATAGCTCCGCTACTAAAATGAGCCGGACCACAAATTATTCCTTGCTTAAACTGGGTCTTGGCTTCAGCCTACCGGAGTACCGACAATATAACCCTCTTTGCGGATTTCCCGCAAGGTTACCGGAATAAGCTGTCCCCGTAAATTCTCGTCTCCGGGGAAAACAACCCTTAAGTAATTATCTGTGTGGCCTTCCCACAAACCCTTGCCTGAATCCTTTTCCTGTTCGACGAGTACGGTTTTAACCTGACCGACAAAACCAGCCGCATATTGGCGCCATAACTCCTGAGCCAGCTTTAATAGGGCCTGGCTGCGCTTTTCCTTTTCCTTTGGGTCCACTTGAAGAGGAAATTTGGCTGCCGGGGTTTTGGCTTGCGGCGAAAACTTAAACACATGAATACCGGCAAAGGCCATTTCTTCGGCAAAGGCCAGGGTCCTGGCAAACTGGTCTTTTGTTTCTCCAGGGAAACCGGCAATGATGTCAGTAGTTACTGCGAGGCCGGGAAACACAAGGCGCAGCTTATCCAAAAGCTGACGGTACTCTAGGGTAGTGTACCGGCGGCCCATCTTTTTTAAGACCTGGTCCTCCCCGCTTTGCAAAGGTATATGCAGGTGCGGGCAGATAACTTCGCTCTGGGATAGAGCTTCCAGCAATTCCGCATCAAATTCATTGGGATCAAGGGAACTCAGCCTGAGCCGGGACAAACCTTGAAGCCTGCTCAGATTTCGGATCAATCCCGCCAGGGTGACCTTGCCCGGCAGATCCACCCCGTAGGAACCTAGATGAACCCCGGTCAGGACAATTTCCTGATAGCCCTTCTCAATTAAAGACAGGGCTTCTTTTTCAGCCGAGGCCGGTTCCCTGCTCCTTAAAGGGCCGCGGGCGTAAGGGACAATACAGTATGTGCAGAACTGGCGGCAGCCTTCCTGAATTTTCAAAAAGGCCCTGACCCGGTTACCTGCTACCATCGGGAGCTCCTCAAAAGATTCGCCCTGTTCAAGTTCCTGCACCAGGTTCATAGGAACTCGATCCTGGGCCACCTGCTCGACCAGTTCAACAATCCGCACCCTGTCCTGGGTGCCGATAATCAGGTCAACTCCCGGAATCCGGCAGATCTCCTCCGGGGAAACCTGGGCATAGCAGCCTGTTACTGCTACCACCGCCTCGGGGTTAGTCCGGACAGCCCGGCGGATCATTTGCCGCGATTTGCTGGAACCCAGGTGGGTAACGGTACAGGTATGAACAACGTAAACATCTGCCGGCTGGTTAAAATCCACCAGCCGGTAACCCGCATCTGCAAAGAGCTTTGCTAAGGCCTCTGCTTCCTGCTGATTAACCTTACAGCCTAAAACATGTACAGCCGCAGTTTTAGCTGTCAAAAATTGTTCCTCCCAGATCGCCTAATTGGTACATCAAAATGGCCAAAACCGCCAGCCCTGCGGTTTCAGTGCGTAAAATCCGCGGCCCAAGGGAAACAGGAATTGCTCCTCTTTTTTGAGCAAGCCTCACTTCTTCTTCATCCCAGCCACCCTCCGGGCCAATAAAGACGGTAATTGGTTCCTTTGGCCCCTCGCCTTGAGCAATTACCTCTTTTAATGATCTCTGTTTTTCCCCTTCCCAAGGAATCAGGACCAGCCCGTGGGTGGGCAGATCACTAACAACGTGAGCAAAATCCCTCAGCGGTTCAACCCGGGGAACTGCAGTTCGCCCGCTCTGCTTGGCAGCTTCTTCCGCAATCCGCTGCCATCTTTCCTGGCGTTTTTCAGCCTTCGCTGATGCGAGGTTGACCACCGTCCGGCGGGTTCGCACCGGTATAACTACGCTTACTCCAAGCTCAGCGCTTTTTTCAATGATCAGGTCGAACTTATCCCCTTTTGGCAATCCCTGGACAAGAATAACTTTCAGGGGTGGTTCGGATGAGTCCTCCCGGCAATCCTCCGCTACCACCTCCACTTTTTGCGGGGAAAGCGCAGTAAGCCTTGATTGCCAGGCCTTACCCAGACAGTCTACCAGCAAAATTGCTTCCCCAGGCTGCATCCGCAAGACCTTTCCGATATGGGTGGCATCTTGCCCGGTGATGGAGTATTTCTTTCCTGCATTAAGTTCTTCACTAATAAAAAAGCGCCGCACCGCATTACTCCTTCTGGCATACCATCGCTACCCATTCGTCCTGGTGGTCGATTTCGATGACGGCAAAACCTTCGCTTAACAAAGCCATTTGCACTTCCGCCAAACGGTGGCGGATTATCCCCGAAACAATCAGGAAACCCCCGCTCGTAAGGCACTGGTGAGCCTGAGGCAACAAAAGCAATACCGGATCGGCAACAATATTTGCAACAATCAAGTCGGCATCGCATAACACCCCGGCTAACAGATCGGTTTCCTGAATCATGATTATTTCCGCTAAGCTGTTAGCAGCCGCGTTTTCCCGCGCAATTGCAGTGGCTAACGGATCAATATCGACCCCGGTAACCTGGCCAGCGCCTAATCTGGCAGCGGCAACAGCCAAGACACCGGACCCTGTTCCTACATCAATAACCCTGGCGCCCGGTGTGATGTACCTTTCCAAAAAGCGAATGCACATGGCCGTGGTGGGGTGGGTTCCGGTTCCGAAGGCCATTCCCGGATCAAGCCAGACAATCAGATCATCTTCTGTTGGCTCATATTTTTGCCAGGCCGGAACGACCACAATCCTTTGCCCTACTCGTTCAGGGTGGTAAAAGGCTTTCCAAGACTGGGACCACTCCTCCTCTGATATTTCGGTTAAGCTCAATTCTGCCATAAAACCAGGAAAATGTTCCTCCAGGGCCGCCAGCTGCATCTCAAGATAGCTAATCCGGCAATCCAGGCTCGAGTTTAATGGCAGGTAGGCTTTTACAACTACATGTTCAGCTTCTAAAACGTCCGGGGAAATTTCAAAAGCCTCCCAGGCTGCTTCCGACAGGTAGCGGGCAATATCTTGCGGGTCCTGAATTACTACTCCCGCAGCGCCAACTTCGTAAAACAAATTGGCCACCGATTCGGCTGCCTCCTCTGAAGTCGCCACGGACAACTCCTGCCATCGCACGGCATCCACTCCTTGCACTGCCAAATAATCTCAAGATTTTTTACACTAACCCATAAAGGCATCTTTCATTTTTGTGAAAAAACCTTTATCTTTGCCATCATCGCCCTGTTTATGATGGATGTGCTGTTCCTTGCTCAAGGAACGGCCCAGCTCTGCTAACAGGTTTTTTTGTTTTTCCGTCAGTCTTACAGGGGTTTGCACTATTACTCTAACATGCTGGTCTCCGCGGCCATAACCCTTTAGTCTTGGTATTCCTTTTCCTTTTAAGCGGAACACCGCTCCTGTCTGAGTTCCTTCCGGGATTTTCATTTTGATTTTCCCATCCAGGGTAGGAACTTCAATTTCATCACCCAAGGCTGCCTGAACTATGGAAACAGGCATGTCGCAAAGGACTTCGAACTCCCGGCGCTGAAAAACCGGATGGGGCTTAATAACAAGTTCAATAAAAAGATCTCCCGGCGGGCCGCCCATTTCACCAGCCTGCCCTTCCCCAGTTACCCTGAGGCGGGACCCTGTATCAACCCCCGGCGGGATCTTGATGTTGATCCGGCGGACACGTTTAACTTTACCCTGGCCCCGACATTCCCCACAAGGGGTAGTAACCACTTTGCCGGTTCCATTGCACTGGGAACAGGTACGAATAGTCTGCATTTGGCCCAGCATGGTCCGCTGGGCTACCCGCACCTGGCCTGTGCCTTTACATCCAGGACAGGTTGAGGGATGGGTGCCCGGCGCGGCCCCCGAACCATGGCATTCGGGGCAGTTTTCCAGGCGGGGAACCTCTACGTGGGTATCCAGGCCAAATGCAGCCTCTTCAAAAGAAATGGCATATTCCATCTGCAAATCGGCGCCGCGACGCGGGCCTTTTCGTTGAGCACCGGCCATACCGCCGAAGAACATATCAAAGATATCGCCAAAACCGCCGGCAAAATCGCCAAAACCCTGGCCGTTAGCAGGATCTGTATGGCCAAACTGATTATAACGGGCCCTTTTCTCCGGATCAGACAGGACTTCATATGCTTCATTAATTTCTTTAAACTTGGTCTCGGCATCTTTATTGTCAGGATTCAGATCTGGGTGGTACTTGCGGGCCAGCTGCCGGAAAGCCTTTTTAAGTTCAGCTTCACCGGCATCCCGGTTAACCCCCAGCACCTCGTAATAATCTCGTTTTTCCAAGGAGGATCACCCTCTTTTTGCCCGTCATTTTGTTACATCAAACCTATTGTTACTTTTTTTCCTCATCTACCACCTTGTAATCGGCGTCAACCACGTTGTCCTGATTATGAGCTTCGCCGGCAGCAGCCCCATCTTGTTGCGGCGCCGCCTTTTTATAAACATTGGTGCTCAACTGGAACAGGGCTTGGGACAGGGCTTCGCTTTTTTGTTTAATCGCCTCTAAGTCCTGGCCTTTCAAGGCTTCTTCCAGCTCGGATTTAGCCTTTTTTACCGCCTCTTTGTCCTGGGGTTCAGCCTTGTCGTCCAGCTCTTTTAGGGTCCGTTCCGCCTGGTAGACTAAAGAATCTCCCTGGTTCCTGGCTTCGATAGCCTCTTTGCGCTTTTTATCTTCCTCGGCGTGGGTTTCGGCATCGTGCATCATTTTTTTAATATCTTTTTCACTTAAGCCGCTGGAAGCGGTAATGGTAATGGCCTGCTGTTTGCCCGTCCCCAGGTCTTTGGCGGTAACGTGCACGATTCCGTTGGCATCGATATCAAACTTAACTTCGATCTGCGGAATACCTCTGGGCGCAGGCGGGATGCCCGCGAGTTGGAATCGCCCAAGGGTCTTGTTATCTCCTGCCATTGCCCGTTCTCCCTGGAGCACATGGATCTCCACCGTGGTCTGGTTGTCGGCTGCTGTGGAAAAAATCTGGCTTTTAGAAGTCGGGATGGTGGTGTTTCTTTCGATCAATTTGGTGAATACCCCGCCCAGGGTCTCGATCCCCAAAGACAGCGGGGTGACATCCAGCAACAACACATCTTTGACCTCTCCGGCCAAGACTCCGGCCTGGATGGCTGCCCCCAGGGCCACACACTCGTCCGGGTTAATCCCCTTATGGGGCTCTTTACCTGTTAGTCTTTTTACTGTTTGCTGGACCAGAGGCACCCTGGTCGATCCTCCGACCAGGAGCACCCGGTCAATGTCTTCAGGCTTCATACCAGCATCAGCCATCGCCTGTCTGGTTGGGCCTTCAGTTTTAGCCACCAGGTCCGCGATTAGTTCTTCGAATTTAGCCCTGGTCAAGGTAAGATCCAGGTGCTGGGGACCGTCTTGGGTTGCCGTAATAAAGGGCAAATTTATATTGGTGCTGGTCACTGAGGACAACTCGTGTTTAGCTTTTTCTGCCGCCTCTTTTAACCGCTGCGTGGCAATTTTATCTTTTGCCAGGTCTACACCATGGGATTTCTTAAATTCTGCGGCCATCCAGTGGATCACCCGCTCATCAAAGTCATCCCCGCCCAACAGGTTATTGCCGCTGGTAGCCTTTACTTCAAACACCCCGTCACCCAGCTCCAGGATAGATACGTCAAAAGTGCCTCCGCCCAGGTCATAAACCAGGATGGTATGGTCTTCTCCTTTATCCAGCCCGTAGGCTAAAGCAGCAGCCGTTGGCTCGTTGATGATCCTGAGCACCTCCAAGCCGGCTATTTTCCCGGCATCTTTGGTTGCCTGCCGCTGGCTGTCGGTGAAGTAGGCCGGAACTGTAATTACTGCCTGACTCACTTTTTCCCCCAGGTAAGCTTCGGCGTCGGCCTTCATCTTCTGTAAAATCATAGCAGAGATCTCCTGGGGAGTATAAGACTTCTCGTCAATCTTTACTTTATGGTCTGTGCCCATGCGGCGCTTGATAGAAACAACCGTCCTGTCCGGATTGGTAATAGTCTGCCTTTTGGCAACCTGGCCAACCATCCGCTCACCGTTTTTGGCAAACCCAACAACTGATGGAGTAGTGCGGGCGCCTTCCGCATTCGGTATAACAACGGCCTCTCCGCCCTCCATTACAGCCACACAGGAGTTAGTAGTTCCCAGATCAATTCCGATCACTTTT
It contains:
- the dnaJ gene encoding molecular chaperone DnaJ, giving the protein MEKRDYYEVLGVNRDAGEAELKKAFRQLARKYHPDLNPDNKDAETKFKEINEAYEVLSDPEKRARYNQFGHTDPANGQGFGDFAGGFGDIFDMFFGGMAGAQRKGPRRGADLQMEYAISFEEAAFGLDTHVEVPRLENCPECHGSGAAPGTHPSTCPGCKGTGQVRVAQRTMLGQMQTIRTCSQCNGTGKVVTTPCGECRGQGKVKRVRRINIKIPPGVDTGSRLRVTGEGQAGEMGGPPGDLFIELVIKPHPVFQRREFEVLCDMPVSIVQAALGDEIEVPTLDGKIKMKIPEGTQTGAVFRLKGKGIPRLKGYGRGDQHVRVIVQTPVRLTEKQKNLLAELGRSLSKEQHIHHKQGDDGKDKGFFTKMKDAFMG
- the dnaK gene encoding molecular chaperone DnaK, which encodes MGKVIGIDLGTTNSCVAVMEGGEAVVIPNAEGARTTPSVVGFAKNGERMVGQVAKRQTITNPDRTVVSIKRRMGTDHKVKIDEKSYTPQEISAMILQKMKADAEAYLGEKVSQAVITVPAYFTDSQRQATKDAGKIAGLEVLRIINEPTAAALAYGLDKGEDHTILVYDLGGGTFDVSILELGDGVFEVKATSGNNLLGGDDFDERVIHWMAAEFKKSHGVDLAKDKIATQRLKEAAEKAKHELSSVTSTNINLPFITATQDGPQHLDLTLTRAKFEELIADLVAKTEGPTRQAMADAGMKPEDIDRVLLVGGSTRVPLVQQTVKRLTGKEPHKGINPDECVALGAAIQAGVLAGEVKDVLLLDVTPLSLGIETLGGVFTKLIERNTTIPTSKSQIFSTAADNQTTVEIHVLQGERAMAGDNKTLGRFQLAGIPPAPRGIPQIEVKFDIDANGIVHVTAKDLGTGKQQAITITASSGLSEKDIKKMMHDAETHAEEDKKRKEAIEARNQGDSLVYQAERTLKELDDKAEPQDKEAVKKAKSELEEALKGQDLEAIKQKSEALSQALFQLSTNVYKKAAPQQDGAAAGEAHNQDNVVDADYKVVDEEKK